In Cottoperca gobio chromosome 1, fCotGob3.1, whole genome shotgun sequence, a genomic segment contains:
- the LOC115012321 gene encoding putative methyltransferase NSUN7 isoform X3 yields MCVVIQVPLCFVYIAGLAARAYQDLLEDIITDSCFHTSQQIPCDLLPLAMVMLFDFQEQRFLSRERSTKEGEGPLQEVRDLESSLQRCKTKLAASLARCRVKQSLQSVSCFLSDPVRTKQHRAKRLPLYAWVNTLKASVDEVCEALQSTGLCEVKIMTDLREATFCRDPLCPDTLVFSQQLHALLQHSTLTSTHELNTQDRSVCVAVSALRPLLFDNGDVLVVGCFSAMTVAHIAVAAAARSGRVLVCGADQTPLQIEEIQELLTQMDIKNFRVLSEAFCALNEWDAAVQRLKVIIVLPQCSSSALNDPVPTIHSEHGDWDLLPDLCHSSVSRSKIHTMATQQARLLAHTLSFPKVQTLVYCTRSVYPEENEQLVKRVLEKTHTHPKLLPFSQETQQTPSSSGSKHLSSPTAASSHGCPDRRIPLR; encoded by the exons atgtgtgttgtaatccaagttcctctgtgctttgtttacataGCCGGTCTGGCTGCGCGTGCAT ACCAAGATTTACTGGAGGACATCATTACTGACAGCTGCTTCCACACTTCTCAGCAGATC CCCTGCGACTTGTTGCCGTTGGCGATGGTGATGCTGTTTGACTTCCAGGAACAAAGGTTTTTGTCACGTGAGCGTTCAACAAAGGAAGGGGAGGGGCCTCTTCAGGAAGTCAGGGACCTGGAGAGCAGTCtgcaaag gtGTAAAACCAAGCTGGCAGCATCTCTAGCTCGCTGCAGAGTGAAACAGAGTCTGCAGAGCGTCTCCTGTTTTCTGTCTGATCCGGTCAGGACCAAACAGCACAGAGCAAAACGTCTGCCACTTTACGCATGGGTCAATACTCTCAAGGCTAG TGTTGATGAAGTGTGTGAAGCGTTACAAAGCACCGGCTTGTGTGAAGTGAAGATCATGACGGACCTCAGAGAGGCAACGTTCTGCAGAGACCCTCTCTGTCCAGACACACTCGTCTTCTCCCAACAgcttcatgctctgctgcagcacaGCACCCTCACAAGTACACATGAACTTAACACACAG gacaggagtgtgtgtgtggcagtgagtGCGTTACGCCCCCTGCTGTTTGATAACGGTGACGTCCTGGTGGTGGGGTGTTTCTCAGCCATGACTGTGGCTCACATCGCGGTGGCGGCCGCTGCCCGCTCTGGCCGAGTGTTGGTGTGTGGCGCGGATCAAACTCCTTTACAAATAGAGGAGATACAAGAACTACTCACACAGATGGACATcaaaa ATTTTCGAGTCCTGTCAGAAGCCTTCTGTGCTTTGAATGAGTGGGACGCCGCCGTCCAGAGATTGAAGGTCATCATAGTGCTGCCTCAGTGTTCGTCATCCGCACTCAATGACCCTGTGCCCACCATCCACAGTGAACACGGAG ACTGGGATCTACTGCCAGACTTGTGTCACAGTTCTGTATCCCGGagcaaaatacacacaatggCCACCCAGCAGGCACGACTACtagcacacactctctcct TCCCAAAGGTTCAAACGTTGGTCTATTGCACACGCTCAGTGTATCCTGAGGAAAATGAACAGCTGGTGAAAAGAGTGttagagaaaacacacactcaccccaAACTGCTGCCcttcag